A part of Prolixibacteraceae bacterium genomic DNA contains:
- a CDS encoding N-acetylmuramoyl-L-alanine amidase, with the protein MRKITRIIIHCSDSDNLEHDNIQTVRRWHMERGWKDIGYHYFICLNGDIKWGRAVETIGAHCRGYNADSIGICLSGKYRFSDAQYASLCLLLRKLMKKFSIKKNRIYPHNHYNKKKTCPNFNLKEILMRL; encoded by the coding sequence ATGAGAAAAATAACAAGAATTATCATTCACTGCTCTGATAGCGATAATCTCGAACACGACAACATCCAAACCGTTCGCCGTTGGCATATGGAGAGAGGATGGAAAGATATAGGCTACCACTACTTTATCTGCCTCAATGGAGACATCAAATGGGGAAGGGCCGTGGAGACAATTGGAGCACACTGTAGAGGTTACAATGCCGACTCTATAGGCATATGTCTCAGTGGTAAATATCGTTTTTCAGATGCCCAATATGCAAGCCTTTGTCTTCTCCTTCGAAAGCTGATGAAGAAATTCTCTATTAAAAAGAACCGAATATATCCACACAACCATTACAACAAGAAAAAGACATGTCCCAACTTCAATCTCAAAGAGATCTTGATGAGACTATAA
- a CDS encoding helix-turn-helix domain-containing protein, whose translation MKKDSHTHDTPKAPFVRHTLLCLKTEKATLQKVQNELNRLVDIICLLKDLLHPLLMRKDRWLDTQDVLVLLHISNRKLVSLRNRGTLPYTRLGKKYLYKESDVMAMLHKNYRSQNTSPPNEDKEK comes from the coding sequence ATGAAAAAAGATAGTCACACCCACGACACACCCAAAGCACCTTTTGTTCGCCACACCCTCCTCTGTCTCAAAACAGAGAAGGCCACCCTACAAAAAGTACAAAACGAGTTAAATCGTCTCGTAGACATCATCTGCCTTCTTAAAGATCTACTGCACCCTCTGCTGATGCGCAAAGACCGATGGCTCGACACCCAAGATGTTTTGGTTTTGCTACATATCTCCAATCGCAAACTGGTATCCCTGCGCAATAGAGGCACACTCCCCTACACCCGTCTAGGAAAGAAGTATCTCTACAAAGAGTCGGACGTGATGGCCATGCTACACAAAAACTATCGGTCACAAAACACTTCTCCTCCTAATGAAGACAAAGAGAAGTGA
- a CDS encoding type I restriction-modification system subunit M produces the protein MTSLEFKTQVTTLIDDLKSVCATFGLGNDGNEFKIITQLFLFKFMNDKFEFEFKKANPKYNNNDWFTEIEKLSPSEYEMLLLMLDVDTAKLMPQHLLAHLYQNQNAPDFAKYLDDTLNEIALKNVDLFSVQTAGGEKVKLFDRVTEFVSDGRDEFAKAIINKLITCNFQPIFNEKFDFFATIFEYLIKDYNNDSGGKYAEYYTPHAVAKIMASILAPVPVENVTCYDPSAGSGTLLMNIAHALGEQNCTIYSQDISQKSSNLLRLNLILNNLIHSIPNVVQGNTILDPFHKEDNLLDENNTAQTLKKFDFIVSNPPFKLDFSDYRDQLADKNNNDRFFAGVPKVPAKAKDKMSIYSLFLQHIIFSLSPNGKAAVVVPTGFITAQSGIDKKIRQHLVDNKMLAGVISMPSNIFATTGTNVSIIFIDKNNQEDVVLIDASSLGKTVKEGKNQKTELTPEEEQYIITSFLNKSAIDEFAMVAKYNELKEKNYSLSAGQYFDIKIEYSDISHQEYLDKMKSFQDNLDALFNESKVLENKIQNNLKGLKYE, from the coding sequence ATGACATCTCTAGAATTTAAAACTCAAGTTACAACACTCATCGACGACCTCAAAAGTGTATGTGCCACTTTTGGCCTTGGTAACGATGGCAATGAGTTTAAAATAATTACCCAGCTGTTCCTTTTCAAATTCATGAACGATAAGTTCGAATTCGAATTCAAGAAAGCAAATCCGAAATACAACAACAACGACTGGTTCACTGAGATTGAAAAACTTTCACCAAGCGAATACGAGATGCTCCTATTGATGCTCGATGTGGATACTGCCAAACTAATGCCCCAGCATCTTCTAGCTCACCTATATCAAAATCAGAACGCTCCCGATTTTGCAAAATATCTCGATGATACCCTCAATGAAATTGCGCTTAAAAATGTCGACCTATTCTCTGTACAAACTGCAGGTGGTGAAAAAGTGAAGCTATTCGATCGTGTTACAGAATTCGTCTCTGACGGTCGCGACGAATTCGCAAAAGCGATTATTAACAAGCTTATTACATGTAATTTTCAACCTATATTTAATGAAAAATTCGACTTCTTCGCCACAATTTTCGAATATCTAATCAAAGACTACAACAACGACAGTGGTGGTAAATATGCCGAATACTACACACCACATGCTGTTGCTAAAATTATGGCTTCTATCCTTGCTCCAGTACCCGTCGAAAATGTGACATGCTACGACCCTTCTGCGGGTTCTGGTACGCTTCTAATGAATATTGCCCATGCTTTAGGCGAACAAAACTGTACAATTTATTCTCAAGATATTTCACAAAAATCGTCAAATCTTCTTCGTTTAAATCTGATTCTAAACAATCTGATTCATTCGATTCCTAATGTTGTGCAAGGAAACACCATCCTCGATCCTTTTCATAAGGAAGACAATCTTCTTGATGAAAACAACACTGCACAGACTCTTAAAAAGTTCGACTTTATCGTTTCTAATCCACCGTTTAAACTCGACTTCTCTGACTATCGCGATCAACTAGCAGACAAAAACAACAACGATCGATTCTTTGCAGGCGTACCAAAAGTCCCTGCTAAGGCAAAGGATAAGATGTCAATCTACTCTTTATTTCTCCAACACATTATATTTTCCCTTAGTCCCAATGGGAAAGCAGCGGTTGTAGTTCCCACAGGTTTTATCACTGCTCAAAGCGGGATTGATAAAAAAATACGTCAACATCTTGTCGACAATAAGATGCTTGCAGGGGTAATTAGTATGCCTTCAAACATTTTTGCTACAACAGGAACCAATGTCTCCATTATCTTTATCGATAAAAACAACCAGGAAGATGTCGTACTGATCGATGCTTCTTCCCTGGGTAAAACAGTGAAAGAGGGGAAAAATCAAAAAACAGAACTAACTCCTGAAGAGGAGCAGTATATCATCACCTCTTTTCTCAATAAATCAGCCATAGATGAGTTTGCGATGGTTGCAAAATATAATGAGTTAAAAGAAAAAAACTATTCTCTTAGTGCAGGGCAATATTTCGATATTAAAATTGAATATTCCGATATCTCCCACCAAGAATATTTGGATAAAATGAAATCCTTTCAAGATAACCTAGATGCTCTTTTCAATGAAAGTAAGGTCCTTGAAAATAAAATTCAAAATAATTTGAAAGGATTGAAATATGAATAA
- a CDS encoding virulence RhuM family protein, translating to MVQDTQFRQWAAQRLKDYLVKGYSINQKRTSAK from the coding sequence ATCGTACAAGACACACAATTCCGCCAATGGGCCGCACAACGCTTAAAAGATTACTTGGTAAAAGGATATAGTATAAACCAAAAACGAACGTCAGCAAAATGA
- a CDS encoding DEAD/DEAH box helicase family protein → MSFNEDTRVKIPAIIHLTHLGYKYIDLNTNKRDNNTNIFTDIFFDAISKINPSVKEDDIKRKYHEITLQLQNNDLGKAFFKTLTSQNDIKIIDFENFNNNQFNVVTELTYKIDQEEFRPDITILINGLPLVFIEVKKPNNKDGIIAERNRINARFKNKKFIPFINITQFMIFSNNMEYDDLDREPIQGAYYATPSYGKVVFNYFRDEEFNKQNPPILDPFNNTNEDLILADNNLINIKNSPEFIQNKDPYTPTNRILSSLLHKDRLAFILNFGLAYVNESSGLQKHIMRYPQIFATKKIAEHININKTKGVVWHTQGSGKTALAYFNVKHLTSYYNKLNVIPKFYFIVDRLDLLTQASIEFTNRGLIVHKINSRNDFVKDIRSTKSVENDQGKMEITVVNIQKFKDDPNVTRPNDYNLNIQRVFFLDEVHRSYNPKGSFLANLNQSDKNAIHIGLTGTPLLKKDANTKNLFGGYIHKYYYDASIADGFTLRLIREEVQTRYKILLQKSLNDIKLLEGEIDTRDLYAHPRFAEPMLQYIVDDFEESRHIFNDPSIGAMVVCDSAKQAKELYNQFIISQKHKNSQDLSVAAESNATYKTSLDQYKVTSAEIILHDIYTKDERADIVEKFKEGKIDILFVYNMLLTGFNAPRLKKLYLGRVIKEHNLLQTLTRVNRTYKNFQYGYVVDFANIKKEFDATNKAYYNELQEELGEEFQNYSNLFKSAEEIKEDLDVINTTLTPYDTLNSEIFSQQISEIADRKEMLKITSALNHAKELYNIMRLTQQDEQLEDFDIHKINELAREANNHLALLNQKEALNTNPENVDILNLSIENLQFSFSKAGEEELIMADKMNKLKAQIHKEFLYNFDQKDIQFISLAEEFKRILAKYDAREFSQDELKEEIFTLTKVHDQIKEVNRRNNLLKAKYTNDKKYARIHKRLREKSLLSKKEELILYALQNIKTEVDIIVKKNNAILKNERYFSKLMAKTILEQLQKTKGVQYDLEAINNINILITKQYTEEFNARFK, encoded by the coding sequence ATGAGTTTCAATGAAGACACCCGCGTTAAAATACCTGCAATCATCCACTTAACCCACTTAGGGTACAAATACATAGACCTCAATACAAATAAAAGAGATAACAATACAAATATATTTACCGATATCTTTTTTGATGCTATATCAAAAATAAACCCTTCGGTGAAGGAAGACGATATTAAAAGAAAATATCACGAGATAACGCTCCAACTACAAAATAACGACCTCGGAAAAGCTTTCTTTAAAACATTAACTTCTCAAAATGACATAAAGATTATTGATTTCGAGAATTTCAACAACAATCAATTCAATGTAGTTACAGAGCTAACATACAAAATAGATCAAGAGGAATTTCGCCCTGATATTACAATTCTTATCAATGGATTGCCTCTTGTTTTTATCGAAGTGAAGAAGCCAAATAATAAGGACGGTATTATTGCTGAAAGAAACAGGATTAATGCTAGATTTAAAAATAAAAAATTCATCCCTTTCATAAACATTACTCAGTTTATGATATTCTCTAACAATATGGAATACGACGATCTCGACAGAGAGCCTATTCAAGGGGCATATTATGCAACCCCCTCATATGGTAAAGTCGTGTTTAACTATTTCAGAGACGAAGAATTCAACAAACAAAATCCTCCTATTTTAGATCCTTTTAATAACACGAATGAAGATCTAATCCTTGCAGACAACAACCTGATCAACATTAAAAATAGTCCCGAATTTATCCAGAATAAAGATCCATATACTCCGACGAATCGAATTTTATCTTCGCTTCTTCATAAAGATAGATTGGCTTTCATTTTAAACTTCGGGTTGGCATATGTGAATGAATCTTCTGGGTTGCAGAAACACATAATGAGGTATCCTCAAATATTTGCTACTAAAAAAATAGCAGAACATATCAATATTAATAAAACGAAAGGTGTTGTTTGGCATACTCAAGGAAGCGGTAAAACGGCTTTAGCTTATTTTAATGTAAAACACCTTACAAGCTACTACAACAAATTAAATGTCATTCCAAAATTCTATTTTATCGTCGATCGGCTCGACCTTCTTACCCAAGCCTCTATTGAATTCACCAATCGTGGACTTATTGTCCATAAGATAAACTCTAGAAACGACTTCGTGAAAGATATTAGATCTACGAAGTCTGTTGAAAACGATCAAGGTAAGATGGAGATTACCGTTGTCAATATTCAAAAATTTAAAGACGATCCGAATGTTACTAGACCAAACGATTACAACCTTAACATTCAGCGTGTTTTCTTTCTAGATGAAGTACATCGAAGTTACAATCCCAAAGGTAGCTTTCTTGCAAACCTAAACCAGTCCGACAAAAATGCAATTCATATTGGTCTTACTGGAACTCCTCTTCTTAAAAAAGATGCAAATACAAAAAATCTTTTTGGAGGTTATATACACAAATACTACTATGATGCATCTATTGCGGATGGTTTCACCCTTCGTCTTATCAGGGAAGAGGTCCAAACTAGGTACAAAATTTTACTTCAAAAATCGCTGAACGATATTAAACTTTTGGAAGGAGAAATCGACACTCGAGACCTCTATGCGCATCCTCGTTTTGCAGAACCAATGCTTCAATACATCGTGGACGATTTCGAAGAGTCTCGTCATATTTTTAACGACCCTTCTATTGGTGCAATGGTCGTCTGCGACTCTGCAAAACAAGCAAAAGAACTTTACAACCAGTTTATAATATCTCAAAAACACAAAAACAGCCAAGACTTATCCGTCGCTGCTGAATCCAATGCCACATACAAAACTTCTCTTGATCAATATAAAGTAACCTCGGCGGAGATTATTCTGCACGATATATATACCAAGGACGAGAGAGCTGATATTGTCGAAAAATTCAAAGAGGGTAAAATTGACATCCTTTTTGTCTACAATATGCTTCTTACTGGATTCAATGCTCCGAGGCTTAAAAAATTGTACCTCGGTCGGGTAATTAAAGAGCACAACCTCCTTCAAACACTCACTCGTGTCAACAGAACCTATAAAAATTTCCAATATGGATATGTCGTTGATTTCGCAAACATTAAAAAAGAATTCGACGCAACAAATAAAGCTTACTACAACGAACTTCAAGAAGAACTCGGAGAAGAGTTTCAGAACTATTCAAATCTTTTTAAATCTGCAGAGGAAATCAAAGAGGATCTAGATGTCATTAACACCACTCTAACTCCTTACGACACACTCAATAGCGAGATTTTCTCCCAACAGATATCTGAAATAGCCGATCGAAAAGAGATGCTCAAAATTACTTCTGCACTAAACCATGCAAAGGAACTCTACAATATCATGAGACTCACCCAGCAAGATGAACAATTAGAAGATTTCGACATTCATAAGATTAACGAACTGGCTCGGGAAGCCAATAACCACCTTGCACTTCTCAACCAAAAAGAAGCGCTAAACACAAACCCTGAAAATGTAGATATTCTAAATCTTTCCATTGAAAACCTACAATTCTCTTTCTCTAAAGCTGGTGAAGAGGAACTCATTATGGCTGATAAGATGAATAAACTAAAAGCCCAAATACACAAAGAGTTTCTCTATAATTTCGATCAAAAAGACATTCAATTTATTTCCCTTGCCGAAGAGTTTAAAAGAATTCTTGCCAAATACGATGCCAGAGAGTTTTCTCAAGATGAACTTAAAGAAGAAATATTTACTCTTACTAAAGTTCACGATCAAATTAAAGAGGTAAATAGACGAAACAATCTTTTAAAAGCAAAATATACCAACGACAAAAAATATGCACGTATACATAAACGTCTTCGCGAAAAAAGTTTGCTCTCTAAAAAAGAAGAACTTATTTTGTATGCCCTCCAAAACATTAAAACGGAGGTAGATATTATTGTTAAAAAAAATAACGCCATATTGAAAAACGAAAGATATTTCTCCAAACTCATGGCTAAAACGATCCTTGAACAATTACAAAAAACAAAAGGAGTACAATACGATCTCGAGGCAATTAACAACATTAATATCCTCATTACAAAACAATATACTGAAGAGTTTAACGCAAGATTTAAATAA
- a CDS encoding alkaline phosphatase, with product MKHFYISLRIVAILSISWISISTSFAQTNFPKKIILLIGDGMGTEEVKAANMFQGAPLSFENMPYKGYATTHCYNKKITDSAASGTALATGRKTNYQTVAMDINGNNLTTVLEYHKQQGKSTGLVTTTFLTHATPASFASHQIKRNRYTQIAQDMLSIKPNVLMGGSKYIKRTNAISAGYRVAYTIPEFKKPIQIDQNPHYAVLWPTNNHMPYEADYANRTYPYAHLSDMAIKAVEILNQDPDGFFLMVEGGKIDHAGHQNNIKRNVYETIEFSNTVAKILAWAKTEEDVLILVTADHETGSLLVKKDNGKGKLPTVVWGTGGHSFLPVGVYGYGEQAKSIHNKVIDNIDICHLMIPTPPLNPSLDSQKRPKLTCSQWALAGGYTFISSPSTQRINLNISPSSAVDHRETSPIGEKIYWSKAYRGAVSVTQINPSPQITQNIQIYGQPNTPKKPSYTPYPYAGRESTLNSKHTLGATNYTWTITPEEAYESIQPLFNEAKVIWNENFSGSIKIEVQAVNHWQTQPTKAQRNTFVRLSYPLHLKVMSQNNHLPIEGAKINVANENFITDYQGKAEIEHCISGDQIPLTVHSEDYLDLQKNISVNQEKTIEIELTSLSTSTNLKATQEPFLTTQGSTIELHQVDKIKRIEVINLYGSVLQTILNPNQDQRIRCQSIPSGVYIIRLYREEGAKPILLKTTL from the coding sequence ATGAAACATTTTTACATTTCCCTTAGAATTGTAGCGATACTATCCATCTCTTGGATCTCCATCTCAACCTCTTTTGCTCAAACCAATTTTCCTAAAAAAATTATTCTCTTAATTGGGGATGGCATGGGTACCGAAGAGGTTAAAGCAGCCAACATGTTTCAAGGTGCACCCCTCTCATTCGAAAACATGCCTTACAAAGGATATGCAACAACCCACTGTTACAATAAAAAAATTACCGACTCCGCAGCATCTGGCACAGCCTTGGCTACAGGTAGAAAGACCAACTATCAAACTGTAGCCATGGACATTAATGGGAATAATCTAACCACCGTACTTGAATATCATAAACAACAAGGTAAAAGTACTGGGTTGGTAACCACGACATTCTTAACCCATGCTACACCTGCTAGTTTTGCCTCACATCAAATAAAAAGAAACAGGTATACACAAATTGCCCAAGATATGTTAAGCATAAAACCAAACGTACTGATGGGAGGTAGCAAATACATTAAACGGACCAATGCTATCAGTGCGGGCTATCGAGTGGCCTACACAATACCTGAATTTAAAAAACCGATCCAAATAGACCAGAATCCACACTATGCAGTCCTTTGGCCTACCAACAACCATATGCCATACGAAGCAGATTATGCAAACAGAACCTATCCTTATGCACATCTTTCTGATATGGCCATCAAAGCAGTTGAAATATTAAACCAAGACCCGGATGGTTTCTTTCTAATGGTTGAAGGGGGCAAAATTGATCATGCAGGTCACCAAAACAACATCAAAAGAAATGTCTATGAAACCATTGAATTCTCAAATACCGTAGCCAAAATATTAGCGTGGGCCAAGACAGAAGAAGATGTACTTATTCTAGTGACAGCGGACCATGAAACAGGCAGTTTACTTGTCAAAAAAGATAATGGAAAGGGAAAACTACCTACCGTAGTGTGGGGAACAGGTGGACACAGTTTTTTACCCGTAGGAGTATATGGTTATGGAGAACAAGCCAAATCCATTCACAACAAGGTTATTGACAACATCGACATCTGCCATCTAATGATTCCAACCCCTCCTTTAAACCCATCATTAGATAGTCAGAAACGACCTAAATTAACCTGTAGTCAATGGGCACTAGCAGGAGGATACACCTTTATTTCATCTCCTTCAACCCAACGTATTAACCTTAATATATCGCCTTCATCAGCTGTCGACCATCGAGAGACCTCCCCTATAGGAGAAAAAATATATTGGTCAAAAGCCTATCGAGGAGCCGTCAGTGTCACACAGATCAATCCAAGTCCACAAATCACACAAAACATTCAAATTTATGGGCAACCCAACACACCCAAAAAACCTTCCTACACACCATATCCATATGCAGGAAGAGAATCAACACTAAATAGCAAACATACACTCGGCGCAACAAACTACACATGGACCATTACCCCCGAAGAGGCATACGAATCTATCCAACCTCTTTTTAATGAAGCCAAAGTAATATGGAATGAAAACTTTTCTGGATCTATAAAAATAGAAGTTCAAGCAGTTAACCATTGGCAAACACAACCAACAAAAGCCCAACGAAACACCTTTGTTAGACTTAGCTATCCCCTTCACCTTAAAGTGATGAGTCAAAATAATCACCTTCCAATAGAAGGAGCTAAAATTAATGTGGCAAATGAAAACTTTATAACAGATTATCAAGGAAAAGCTGAAATCGAACATTGTATATCGGGAGACCAGATCCCCCTGACGGTTCACTCTGAAGATTATCTTGATCTTCAGAAAAACATCTCCGTAAATCAAGAGAAAACCATTGAAATTGAACTGACCTCTCTATCCACCTCTACGAATTTAAAAGCAACCCAAGAGCCTTTCTTAACCACCCAAGGCTCAACGATTGAACTACACCAGGTAGATAAAATTAAACGTATCGAAGTGATTAATTTATATGGTTCCGTACTTCAAACCATCCTCAACCCTAACCAAGACCAAAGAATTCGTTGTCAATCGATTCCTTCAGGAGTATACATCATTCGTCTTTATAGAGAAGAAGGAGCCAAACCCATACTACTAAAAACAACATTATAA
- a CDS encoding alkaline phosphatase — MRQLCLHMKWLGCLCLLFFTTNTFAQKSFPKKIILMIGDGMGQEEVKAAHIYNGGPLSFEKMPYQGFATTHCFDRRITDSAASGTALATGRKTNYHTVGRDENQKVLTNIVEYYQSQGRSTGVVTTAYVTHATPAAFTAHQPKRSKLKDIAQDILKLKPNVLMGGSKILHKDDAEAVGYYVAETKEDFNKSIQLNKTPHFAALWPTKNHMPYEKAYRGKEYPYAHLSEMTTKAVEILDQDPDGFFLMVEGARVDHAGHGNNIKNNVFETLEFANAVQRVLDWAKDRDDVLILVTADHETGSLLVKKDNGKGKIPSVTWGTRGHSFLPVRVCGYGDQAKAIHNKVIDNIDVNNLMVPNGPINPVVNAKNKPVLTCSNWALAGGYTFISSPSDQRIKIDIKPATAVLKREEGPYGERIYWAKNYQGEVTLKQTNGATTKTVTIYSQPDTAKTPTVSPSPIAGKKSTLKTKHALAATEYQWTITPKKAYLSISPNSNEAQVVWNKNYKGKVTVEITTKNNWAVQPIKTKLETNVQ; from the coding sequence ATGAGACAATTATGTCTACACATGAAGTGGTTAGGATGTTTATGCCTTTTATTTTTTACCACCAACACTTTTGCCCAAAAATCTTTTCCTAAAAAAATCATTCTCATGATCGGAGATGGAATGGGGCAAGAAGAAGTGAAAGCAGCCCACATATATAATGGAGGTCCACTATCTTTCGAAAAGATGCCATACCAAGGCTTTGCAACCACCCACTGTTTCGATAGAAGAATCACCGACTCTGCAGCTTCGGGTACGGCACTTGCAACAGGTCGAAAAACAAATTATCATACTGTAGGACGCGATGAAAATCAAAAAGTATTGACCAATATCGTGGAGTACTACCAATCGCAAGGTCGTAGCACAGGGGTGGTTACTACAGCCTATGTTACCCATGCCACTCCTGCGGCATTCACAGCCCACCAACCCAAGAGAAGTAAGCTAAAAGATATCGCACAAGACATTCTTAAGCTAAAACCAAACGTTTTGATGGGTGGTAGCAAAATACTACATAAAGATGACGCGGAAGCCGTAGGCTACTATGTTGCAGAGACAAAAGAGGACTTCAACAAATCAATACAACTAAACAAAACACCACACTTTGCAGCACTATGGCCAACCAAAAATCATATGCCATACGAAAAAGCATATCGTGGTAAAGAGTACCCCTATGCCCATCTCTCTGAGATGACCACCAAAGCGGTAGAGATCCTCGATCAAGATCCCGATGGATTCTTTCTAATGGTCGAAGGTGCTAGAGTGGACCATGCTGGACACGGAAACAACATCAAGAACAATGTCTTCGAAACACTCGAATTCGCAAATGCCGTGCAGAGAGTATTAGACTGGGCCAAAGACAGAGACGATGTCTTAATCCTAGTAACTGCCGATCACGAAACAGGTAGCCTTCTTGTAAAAAAAGACAATGGAAAAGGAAAGATCCCTTCGGTGACTTGGGGAACTAGAGGACACAGTTTCCTTCCTGTAAGAGTTTGTGGATATGGAGATCAAGCCAAAGCCATCCATAATAAGGTGATAGACAATATCGATGTCAATAACCTAATGGTTCCTAACGGCCCAATCAACCCTGTCGTAAACGCAAAAAACAAGCCTGTTCTGACCTGTAGCAACTGGGCTTTAGCAGGAGGATACACCTTTATATCATCCCCTTCAGATCAACGTATCAAGATAGATATAAAACCCGCAACAGCCGTTCTAAAAAGAGAAGAAGGTCCTTATGGCGAACGAATCTATTGGGCAAAAAACTACCAAGGAGAAGTAACCTTGAAACAGACCAATGGGGCCACAACAAAAACGGTAACCATATACAGTCAGCCTGACACAGCCAAAACTCCTACGGTATCTCCATCTCCTATTGCTGGAAAAAAATCCACACTAAAAACAAAACACGCATTGGCAGCAACAGAGTATCAATGGACCATCACCCCTAAAAAAGCATACCTCTCCATCTCACCCAATAGCAACGAAGCACAAGTGGTATGGAACAAAAACTACAAGGGGAAAGTAACGGTAGAGATTACCACCAAAAACAATTGGGCCGTACAACCCATTAAAACAAAACTAGAGACAAACGTTCAATAG
- a CDS encoding DUF6266 family protein, with product MSTFKKGILGGFSGKVGSVVGSTWKGINVMRSLPAHVKKSSSVKLLEHRARFGAAGSFFSRAGALVRKGLYPEAIKQTSHNVAMSRNFDCFQFKDDCIVVDFPRLELSNGMHSPLTDVTGALDSTGLVDLSWSWSGVDYLSDFQVQVMIVTEDLSEVYVMEDVAKVSEGSTKFMIPSNMVEAKLHMYAFYVHPTVRGAEAVSDCRYVLLSK from the coding sequence ATGAGTACTTTTAAAAAAGGGATTCTTGGAGGCTTTTCTGGAAAAGTAGGTAGTGTGGTTGGTAGCACATGGAAGGGCATTAATGTAATGCGTTCGTTGCCTGCTCATGTGAAGAAGTCGAGTAGTGTGAAGTTGTTGGAGCATCGTGCTCGTTTTGGTGCTGCTGGATCTTTTTTTAGTAGGGCAGGGGCCTTGGTGAGAAAGGGATTATATCCTGAGGCGATCAAACAGACGAGTCATAATGTGGCGATGTCTCGTAACTTCGATTGTTTCCAATTTAAGGATGATTGTATCGTGGTCGATTTTCCTCGTTTGGAGTTGTCTAACGGAATGCATTCGCCATTAACTGATGTTACAGGGGCGTTGGATTCGACAGGTTTGGTAGACTTAAGTTGGTCTTGGAGTGGTGTGGATTATCTGTCGGATTTTCAAGTGCAGGTGATGATTGTGACAGAAGATTTGAGTGAGGTCTACGTGATGGAGGATGTAGCAAAGGTTTCGGAAGGCTCTACGAAGTTTATGATTCCATCGAATATGGTGGAGGCGAAACTACATATGTATGCTTTCTATGTGCATCCCACTGTTCGAGGAGCTGAGGCGGTATCGGATTGTAGATATGTTTTATTGAGCAAATAG